Proteins encoded together in one Carya illinoinensis cultivar Pawnee chromosome 3, C.illinoinensisPawnee_v1, whole genome shotgun sequence window:
- the LOC122304491 gene encoding ammonium transporter 1 member 1-like, which translates to MALPSCSVDQLAQLLGPNITDAMAATGYLRDQISIISNKFTDMLLPWGYLFGFAFTFGSSSNGFIGRHFFRLKEIPSSSFDYSNFLYQWAFAMVAAGITSGSIAGRTQFISYLIYSFLTGFIYPVVSHWIWSLDGWASAFNTENLLFGISVATTLSGCTTALTTLFDKRILSGHWNVTDMSNGLLC; encoded by the coding sequence ATGGCATTACCGAGCTGCTCAGTTGACCAACTGGCCCAGTTATTGGGCCCAAACATCACCGACGCCATGGCTGCCACAGGCTACCTCCGTGACCAAATCTCCATCATCTCTAACAAGTTCACCGACATGCTTTTGCCATGGGGTTACCTGTTCGGGTTTGCCTTCACCTTTGGCTCTTCCTCCAACGGCTTCATCGGCCGCCACTTCTTCAGACTCAAGGAAATTCCTTCATCGTCCTTCGACTACAGTAACTTCCTCTACCAGTGGGCCTTCGCTATGGTAGCTGCAGGTATCACTAGCGGCTCCATCGCCGGGCGCACCCAGTTCATCTCCTACCTCATCTACTCCTTCCTCACTGGTTTCATTTACCCTGTTGTATCCCACTGGATTTGGTCCCTCGATGGCTGGGCCAGTGCTTTCAACACAGAAAACCTTTTGTTTGGCATTAGCGTGGCCACGACCCTGTCCGGTTGCACCACGGCTCTCACCACTCTCTTCGACAAGAGAATCCTATCCGGCCACTGGAACGTGACGGACATGTCCAACGGATTACTTTGTTAA